A genomic region of Chitinophagales bacterium contains the following coding sequences:
- the rdgB gene encoding RdgB/HAM1 family non-canonical purine NTP pyrophosphatase yields MNKQEILFATGNPNKVKEINHLLQGSVYSVKSLKEMGIEEDIPEPFDTLKENAQAKVDYLIKLKGTPCISEDTGLEVKALNGAPGVLSARYAGESKNAADNIRLLLKNLEGINERTARFRTVICYWDGIQYHFFEGIVNGSIAEKPKGVSGFGYDPVFIPENQYRTFAEMTANEKINLSHRSRAFNSFLNFLKKQDD; encoded by the coding sequence ATGAACAAACAAGAAATTTTATTTGCCACCGGAAATCCGAATAAAGTAAAAGAGATCAATCATTTGCTTCAAGGCAGTGTCTATTCTGTAAAAAGTTTGAAAGAAATGGGCATAGAAGAAGATATTCCAGAACCCTTTGATACTCTAAAGGAGAATGCTCAAGCCAAAGTAGATTATCTGATAAAGCTAAAAGGAACGCCCTGCATATCTGAAGATACAGGACTGGAAGTGAAAGCATTGAATGGTGCCCCAGGAGTTTTATCGGCCCGCTATGCCGGTGAAAGTAAAAATGCAGCAGACAATATTAGGCTATTGCTGAAAAATTTAGAAGGAATAAATGAAAGAACCGCACGTTTTAGAACAGTGATTTGTTATTGGGATGGAATTCAGTATCATTTTTTTGAAGGCATTGTGAATGGAAGCATTGCTGAAAAGCCAAAAGGTGTGAGTGGGTTTGGTTATGACCCTGTTTTCATACCGGAAAATCAGTATAGAACATTTGCAGAAATGACAGCGAATGAAAAAATAAATTTATCTCATAGGAGCAGAGCTTTTAACTCATTTCTGAATTTTTTAAAAAAACAAGACGATTAA